Sequence from the Isachenkonia alkalipeptolytica genome:
TCGAAGGTTCAAGGAAAGTGACATCAAAAGATTTTACACCTACAGGAATCATCCGGAAATTCGACGGTACAAGGGAGAAGGATGGTGTGACTGTACCTTTGAAAAAGCCAAAAAGTTTATTAGGGAACAGGCAGGGGCGGAACCCCAAAAGTCGAATAAGTGGTTTCAAATGGCCATCGAGTTGAAATCAAGGGGGGAATTGATCGGAGATTTAGGAATTTACATTTCCGATTCCGATGAATGGAAAGCCCAAATTTTTGTAACAATTGCACCGGATTATCAGCAGGAAGGTTTTGCAGAAGAAGCGGCGACGGCGGGGCTGAACTATGCATTTTCGAATCTTGATGTTGAAGAGATGGTTGCCATTATTGATACTCGAAATCAACCAGCGGTAAGTTTGTTGGAAAATTTGGCTTTTGAACGACAGGGAGACTTTACAACCAATGAGGAAGTTGACGGAGAGGACCGCACCGAGCATTTATTTACCCTGGGGAAAGAACAATGGATTGGAGCTAATATTTAGAAAATTTTTTGTTGAGAGTTTTTTTTATCTATACGGATCAAATTAACATCGACAAAAAAATACAAGCTTCGGGAAAATTCTCCGAAGCTTTTTTTTGTAATTTTACTTCCCGATTATTCGTTTTTAATTTTGCACAGTTAGACTCTATTACAAAAAAGAAAAAGCGGAAATCGCGGACAAATATTGGAATTCCCGGTAATGAATTCACAATCAAGGGATTAATGTATAGAAAAAAGGGTATTTGAAAATTACTGAGAAGTTCTTATCCTAAGAAGATAGAGGATAGAATTTTGCCGTAAAATAAAGAAATGATTGTTATTTCATGAAAGCAAAAACCTTACAAAGT
This genomic interval carries:
- a CDS encoding GNAT family N-acetyltransferase, translating into MARYEFDGIETKNLILRRFKESDIKRFYTYRNHPEIRRYKGEGWCDCTFEKAKKFIREQAGAEPQKSNKWFQMAIELKSRGELIGDLGIYISDSDEWKAQIFVTIAPDYQQEGFAEEAATAGLNYAFSNLDVEEMVAIIDTRNQPAVSLLENLAFERQGDFTTNEEVDGEDRTEHLFTLGKEQWIGANI